In the genome of Gordonia rubripertincta, one region contains:
- a CDS encoding SDR family NAD(P)-dependent oxidoreductase: protein MSNRVALVTGGAQGIGEGISRKLGEAGFRVAVADLNLEVAQQTAKEIVAAGGEAIAVPIDVTDTASVKAAVEQVTKELGPVDVAVNNAGWDDFMKFVDTDEAFWDKILDINFKGALRVNHTVVPGMIERGFGRVINIGSDAGRVGSSLEAVYSGAKGGIIAFTKTLAREVATKGVTVNTVCPGPTDTPALRKFADNSGQDADKVIGGMTRSVPMKRLAVPSDIAVAVAFFASDETGYITGQTLSVSGGLTMA from the coding sequence ATGAGCAATCGAGTCGCACTTGTCACCGGCGGTGCCCAGGGCATCGGCGAGGGAATCTCCCGCAAACTGGGCGAAGCAGGCTTCCGCGTCGCCGTTGCCGACCTGAATCTCGAAGTCGCACAGCAAACCGCGAAGGAGATCGTGGCCGCTGGGGGAGAGGCGATCGCGGTGCCGATCGACGTCACCGACACCGCGTCGGTGAAGGCTGCCGTCGAGCAGGTCACCAAGGAATTGGGGCCGGTCGACGTCGCCGTGAACAACGCGGGCTGGGACGACTTCATGAAGTTCGTCGACACCGACGAAGCCTTCTGGGACAAGATCCTCGACATCAACTTCAAGGGCGCGCTGCGGGTCAACCACACGGTCGTGCCGGGCATGATCGAACGCGGCTTCGGGCGCGTGATCAACATCGGTTCGGACGCCGGCCGGGTCGGCTCCTCCCTGGAGGCCGTGTACTCCGGCGCCAAGGGCGGCATCATCGCCTTCACGAAGACTCTGGCTCGCGAGGTCGCCACCAAGGGCGTCACCGTCAACACCGTGTGCCCGGGCCCCACCGACACCCCGGCGCTGCGCAAGTTCGCCGACAACTCGGGCCAGGATGCCGACAAGGTCATCGGCGGCATGACCCGCTCGGTCCCGATGAAGCGTCTCGCAGTCCCCTCTGACATCGCCGTGGCCGTGGCGTTCTTCGCATCCGACGAGACCGGCTACATCACGGGTCAGACCCTGTCGGTCAGCGGTGGATTGACGATGGCCTGA
- a CDS encoding thiolase family protein, with protein MGARVSGPFVAAGREVVIAEAVRTPIGRSHPEKGWFRDIHPNAMLAACYQDLVGRTGIDPRVVEDLIIGCTAPFGEQSRNIGRNAWLQAGYPAEVPATTLDRRCGSAQTAVNLAAALVSSGVHDIVIAGGVEHMGHVPMNSPAKISELYGEPWPAELRDRYDFVTQGESAELIAERWNISRTEMDEFAVRSHALAVDAIDAGRFVDEMVPMELDGQVRTGDQTVRPGTSLDTLGALKTVFRKENGRITAGSSSPICDSAAAVLLCTREAAERHGLRVRARIADQTTVGVDPIIMLTGPIPATHKLLERNSLSVDDIDLFEVNEAFSSVVLAWQQELKADMDRVNVNGGAIALGHAVGATGARLIATILSEMERRDSHLGLVTMCCGGGLGTGTLIERVD; from the coding sequence ATGGGTGCGAGAGTTTCCGGTCCGTTCGTCGCTGCCGGCCGCGAGGTCGTCATCGCCGAGGCCGTGCGTACCCCGATCGGCCGGTCCCACCCCGAGAAGGGCTGGTTTCGCGACATCCACCCCAACGCGATGCTGGCGGCCTGTTATCAGGATCTCGTCGGGAGGACGGGAATCGACCCCCGTGTCGTCGAAGATCTGATCATCGGCTGTACGGCCCCCTTCGGCGAGCAGTCGCGCAACATCGGCCGGAACGCCTGGCTGCAGGCGGGGTACCCGGCCGAGGTGCCTGCCACGACCCTGGACCGTCGCTGCGGTTCCGCGCAGACTGCAGTGAATCTCGCTGCGGCCCTGGTGAGCTCGGGTGTACACGACATCGTCATCGCCGGCGGTGTCGAACACATGGGACATGTACCCATGAACTCGCCCGCCAAGATCAGCGAACTCTACGGGGAGCCGTGGCCCGCGGAACTTCGCGACCGCTACGACTTCGTCACCCAGGGAGAGAGCGCCGAACTCATCGCGGAGCGGTGGAACATCTCGCGGACCGAGATGGACGAGTTCGCGGTGCGTTCACACGCACTGGCCGTCGACGCGATCGACGCCGGACGGTTCGTCGACGAGATGGTCCCGATGGAGCTCGACGGCCAGGTCCGCACAGGCGATCAGACCGTACGGCCGGGAACGTCGCTGGATACCCTCGGTGCGCTGAAGACGGTGTTCCGCAAGGAGAACGGACGGATCACCGCGGGGTCGTCGAGTCCGATCTGTGACAGCGCCGCCGCAGTGCTGCTCTGCACTCGCGAAGCCGCGGAACGTCACGGGCTGCGTGTGCGGGCACGGATCGCCGACCAGACGACGGTCGGTGTGGACCCGATCATCATGCTGACCGGTCCGATCCCGGCGACCCACAAACTGCTCGAGCGGAACAGTCTCTCCGTCGACGACATCGATCTCTTCGAGGTCAACGAGGCGTTCTCGTCGGTGGTCCTCGCCTGGCAGCAGGAACTCAAAGCCGACATGGACCGGGTCAACGTCAACGGCGGTGCGATCGCCCTCGGCCACGCCGTCGGCGCCACCGGTGCCCGCCTGATCGCGACGATCCTGAGCGAGATGGAACGACGCGACAGCCACCTGGGTCTGGTGACGATGTGCTGCGGTGGCGGTCTCGGTACCGGCACGCTGATCGAACGAGTCGACTGA
- a CDS encoding acyl-CoA dehydrogenase family protein has protein sequence MHWELSDEQELFASSLREWITAKFPTDTVRQLASEGDSARFTGALISEGWWGVGHPEESGGQGGGVLELALAAREFGRSAAPDSRWFAATLASVLLTDDELTAQLAGEKQFAAVLRADRVPAWVPCTTDGSTVTGTVAHVLGVADADTLLVPVDGPDGRGWARVATADAVVTRDNLLDRARAASTVVFDRAPIASVVAADDASLRRISSLAAVLVAADALGSAERMLDLAVEYSKQRKQFGQFIGTFQAVKHAAAQMLVAVESSYSIALYAAAALDAGLDDAATVAAVAKVQVTGPVADVAESALTVHGAIGYTWEHDLHLFYKRAKLDRSLFGTPTAWNDRIAASLLDGPATIA, from the coding sequence ATGCACTGGGAACTGTCCGACGAGCAGGAACTGTTCGCGTCATCGTTGCGTGAGTGGATCACCGCCAAGTTTCCCACCGACACCGTCAGACAGCTTGCGTCCGAGGGAGATTCCGCGCGGTTCACCGGTGCACTGATCAGCGAGGGCTGGTGGGGCGTCGGGCATCCGGAGGAGTCCGGTGGGCAGGGCGGCGGGGTTCTCGAACTCGCGCTTGCCGCACGGGAATTCGGTCGGTCCGCGGCACCGGACTCGCGGTGGTTCGCCGCCACGCTCGCCTCGGTCCTGCTGACCGACGACGAACTGACCGCACAGCTGGCCGGCGAGAAGCAGTTCGCCGCAGTGCTCCGCGCCGACCGCGTGCCGGCCTGGGTCCCATGCACGACCGACGGCTCGACGGTCACCGGGACAGTGGCTCATGTGCTCGGTGTCGCCGACGCCGACACGCTGCTGGTTCCGGTCGACGGCCCCGACGGGCGGGGCTGGGCGCGAGTGGCCACCGCCGACGCCGTGGTGACCCGCGACAACCTGCTGGACCGGGCGCGCGCCGCGTCGACCGTCGTGTTCGACCGGGCCCCGATCGCCTCCGTTGTTGCTGCCGATGACGCATCGTTGAGGAGGATCTCATCGCTCGCCGCGGTCCTGGTCGCCGCCGATGCCCTGGGGAGCGCCGAACGCATGCTCGATCTCGCCGTCGAATACAGCAAGCAACGCAAGCAGTTCGGCCAGTTCATCGGCACGTTCCAGGCGGTCAAGCACGCAGCGGCCCAGATGCTGGTCGCGGTCGAGTCGTCGTACTCGATCGCGCTGTACGCCGCCGCCGCGCTCGACGCCGGACTCGATGACGCAGCGACGGTAGCTGCGGTGGCGAAGGTGCAGGTGACCGGTCCGGTGGCCGACGTCGCCGAGTCAGCCCTCACCGTGCACGGTGCCATCGGTTACACGTGGGAACACGACCTGCACCTGTTCTACAAACGAGCCAAGCTCGACCGCAGCTTGTTCGGAACGCCGACGGCATGGAACGACCGGATCGCGGCGAGCCTGCTCGACGGGCCCGCCACGATCGCTTGA
- a CDS encoding acetyl-CoA hydrolase/transferase family protein: MVDFGGLLKPGMGVWWSQAAAEPRPLVDRLLEQAPGLGPLRLFTGLSWNDQLAQTISPADTMVSYGGLGALRDLGATDQLEVVPCHYSALPRMFAEHRLPCDAGLLQVAPPDADGMCSLGIGVDYMADALAHTSLLFAEINRQMPAPPGSPRVPLGRFTATIETDRPLQEEVSRPVGDPDRAIAGYIAELVDDGDTLQVGIGSTGSAVFDALAGHRDLGVHTGMITDGVLRLIDKGVVTGARKQIDQGLSVAGTALGSADLYTRIAEVPALFRPTSYTHAPQVLSQLSSLVAVNFAIEVDLTGQVGAEMSRGTYLGAVGGQVDFARAAALTGKRSIVALRSTMRGRSSIKFALDEGVVTTARADVDCVVTEHGIAHLRGQPLSERRRRLIAIAAPEFRDELTSAVKAAS, from the coding sequence ATGGTCGATTTCGGCGGACTGCTCAAGCCCGGTATGGGCGTCTGGTGGAGCCAGGCGGCGGCCGAGCCGCGTCCACTCGTCGACCGGTTGCTCGAACAGGCACCCGGTCTTGGGCCGCTGCGGCTGTTCACCGGGCTCAGCTGGAACGATCAACTGGCGCAGACGATCTCTCCGGCCGACACGATGGTGTCCTACGGCGGTCTGGGTGCGCTCCGAGACCTCGGCGCGACCGATCAGCTCGAGGTGGTGCCATGTCACTACTCGGCGCTGCCACGAATGTTCGCCGAACACCGACTGCCCTGCGACGCCGGCCTGCTGCAGGTGGCGCCGCCCGACGCAGATGGTATGTGCTCGTTGGGGATCGGGGTCGACTACATGGCCGACGCCCTCGCTCACACGTCGCTGTTGTTCGCCGAGATCAACCGTCAGATGCCCGCACCACCCGGTTCCCCACGCGTTCCGCTGGGACGGTTCACGGCCACCATCGAAACCGACCGGCCACTGCAGGAGGAGGTGAGCCGTCCCGTTGGCGACCCGGACCGGGCGATCGCCGGGTACATCGCAGAACTCGTCGACGACGGCGACACCCTTCAAGTGGGCATCGGCTCCACCGGTTCGGCGGTGTTCGATGCGCTGGCCGGCCACCGGGATCTCGGGGTCCACACCGGGATGATCACCGACGGTGTGCTCCGGTTGATCGACAAGGGCGTCGTCACCGGCGCGCGCAAACAGATCGACCAGGGGTTGTCCGTGGCGGGTACGGCGCTCGGCTCGGCCGACCTGTACACCCGGATCGCCGAGGTGCCCGCCCTGTTCCGTCCCACCAGCTACACCCATGCGCCGCAGGTCTTGTCGCAGCTGTCATCACTCGTCGCGGTCAATTTTGCGATCGAGGTCGACCTGACCGGCCAGGTCGGCGCCGAGATGAGCAGGGGCACCTACCTCGGAGCGGTCGGCGGACAGGTCGATTTCGCACGCGCGGCGGCACTCACCGGAAAGCGGTCGATCGTCGCGCTCCGCTCCACCATGCGGGGTCGGTCGTCGATCAAATTCGCGCTCGACGAGGGAGTCGTCACCACGGCACGGGCCGACGTCGACTGCGTCGTCACCGAACACGGCATCGCCCACCTTCGCGGACAACCGCTTTCCGAGCGCCGGCGCCGACTCATCGCGATCGCGGCACCGGAGTTCCGTGACGAACTCACCAGCGCGGTGAAAGCCGCGTCATGA
- a CDS encoding SDR family NAD(P)-dependent oxidoreductase, whose protein sequence is MSEQQNTESTAPAGLDVFGLAGRTALVTGAGGGVGAAVAEAFAAAGAAVLVTDINKDAAAQVSERINAAGGTAEPFALDVCDADNARDAVRAAAALGNGTLNILVNNAGVIAPAMFPNMDEIKFRRVLDTHLMGSYHCSHAALDVLPDDGTGRIINVTSAAGLTGTIGQANYGAAKAAIVGLTKSLAKELARRAITVNAVAPLAATAMTENIRSNEKLAEKTLARIPLGRWAYPNEIAPSFVFLASDAAAYITGQILPVDGGTVI, encoded by the coding sequence ATGAGTGAGCAGCAGAACACCGAATCCACGGCGCCCGCCGGCCTCGACGTCTTCGGGCTCGCCGGACGAACCGCGCTGGTAACCGGCGCGGGCGGGGGCGTGGGAGCCGCGGTCGCCGAGGCGTTCGCCGCCGCCGGTGCGGCGGTCCTCGTCACCGACATCAACAAGGACGCCGCTGCCCAGGTCAGCGAGCGCATCAACGCCGCCGGAGGAACCGCAGAGCCCTTCGCCCTCGACGTCTGCGACGCGGACAACGCCCGCGACGCGGTGCGCGCGGCTGCCGCGCTGGGCAACGGAACCCTGAACATCCTGGTCAACAATGCCGGCGTGATCGCGCCCGCGATGTTCCCCAATATGGACGAGATCAAGTTCCGCAGGGTCCTCGACACCCACCTCATGGGCAGCTACCACTGCAGCCATGCCGCGCTGGACGTGCTTCCCGACGACGGCACCGGGCGGATCATCAACGTGACCTCCGCCGCCGGGCTCACCGGCACCATCGGGCAGGCCAACTACGGGGCGGCGAAAGCGGCGATCGTCGGTCTGACGAAGTCGCTGGCCAAGGAGCTGGCACGCCGCGCGATCACCGTGAACGCGGTCGCCCCGCTGGCGGCGACCGCGATGACCGAGAACATCCGTAGCAACGAGAAGCTGGCCGAGAAAACACTCGCGCGCATCCCGCTGGGCCGCTGGGCATACCCGAACGAGATCGCACCGTCCTTCGTGTTCCTCGCCTCGGATGCCGCGGCCTACATCACCGGACAGATCCTCCCCGTCGACGGCGGGACGGTGATCTGA
- a CDS encoding acyl-CoA dehydrogenase family protein, whose translation MDLSDTPEEARFRTRVREWLTATLPTLPWPEPSRLERKREFWSVWQRKLFDAGFAGLSWPTEFGGAGADAKIKAIFNEEMDRAGAPERLNIIGEDFAGPTIVAFGDDAQKQRYLQPILTGDEIWCQLFSEPESGSDLASLRTKATKVDGGWSIQGQKIWTSRAQIADNAILLARTGGGDRHKGITYFLLPMSSAGVTVRPLEHMLGEAEFNEVFLDDVFVPDSAVVGEVDGGWKVAMGTLAFERVGIATGRVNTTRAVGDLIDQVRRTTDDEGAPLTEKSEIRQRIADLYGRALTHYLIGQRVITGAASGQPPGPVTSIGKLYFCPLVEDIADFGLELGDFGGQFGLAADTDDSADADQQRWLRLAYQARGTAIAGGSTFIQRNIAAERVLGMPRG comes from the coding sequence ATGGATCTGAGTGATACGCCGGAAGAGGCACGGTTCCGGACCCGCGTACGCGAATGGTTGACGGCGACCCTTCCGACGCTGCCCTGGCCCGAGCCTTCCCGGCTCGAGCGCAAGCGTGAGTTCTGGTCGGTCTGGCAGCGCAAGCTGTTCGACGCCGGTTTCGCCGGGTTGTCGTGGCCCACCGAATTCGGTGGCGCCGGTGCCGACGCGAAGATCAAGGCCATCTTCAACGAGGAGATGGACCGTGCGGGAGCGCCGGAGCGACTGAACATCATCGGTGAGGACTTCGCCGGACCGACGATCGTCGCCTTTGGCGATGATGCGCAGAAGCAGCGCTACCTGCAGCCGATCCTGACCGGTGACGAGATCTGGTGTCAGCTGTTCTCCGAACCGGAATCGGGTTCGGACCTGGCCTCACTGCGCACCAAGGCGACCAAGGTCGACGGTGGCTGGTCGATCCAGGGGCAGAAGATCTGGACCTCGCGCGCACAGATCGCCGACAACGCGATCCTGCTGGCCCGCACGGGCGGTGGCGATCGGCACAAGGGGATCACCTACTTCCTGCTCCCGATGTCCTCGGCGGGGGTCACCGTCCGCCCCCTCGAGCACATGCTGGGCGAGGCCGAGTTCAACGAGGTGTTCCTCGATGACGTGTTCGTTCCCGACTCTGCCGTGGTCGGGGAGGTCGACGGCGGCTGGAAGGTCGCGATGGGCACGCTCGCCTTCGAGCGCGTGGGCATCGCGACCGGGCGGGTGAACACCACTCGGGCGGTCGGCGACCTGATCGATCAGGTCCGACGGACCACAGACGACGAAGGTGCTCCGCTGACGGAAAAGAGCGAGATCCGGCAGCGCATCGCCGACCTCTACGGTCGCGCGTTGACGCACTACCTGATCGGCCAGCGGGTGATCACCGGTGCTGCTTCTGGACAGCCGCCGGGCCCGGTCACCTCGATCGGGAAGCTCTACTTCTGTCCGCTGGTCGAGGACATCGCCGACTTCGGCCTGGAGCTGGGTGACTTCGGCGGCCAGTTCGGTCTCGCCGCGGACACCGACGACTCGGCCGACGCCGACCAGCAGCGCTGGCTCCGGCTCGCCTATCAGGCCCGCGGCACCGCCATCGCCGGCGGATCGACCTTCATCCAACGCAACATCGCGGCCGAGCGGGTGCTCGGCATGCCCCGTGGCTGA
- a CDS encoding AMP-binding protein yields MSTYTWTPNADYLENANVLRLARAHGIETIDELRKRSTEDVSWYWDAAITDLGIPFATPYDAVLDASGGPQFPEWFVGGSFNAVDACITRWLAHDGQRPAIVHEAEDGTVATMTYRELADKVGRVAAGLIELGIGEGDAVGIYLPMIPEAVVALYAAAGIGAILVPLFSGFAAPAIAARLNDAEVKAIVVADGTVRRGRTIGMSGELAKALPNTPSVRSVITIDNVATGVDVGDADVATVSWDALTDPTREPHEFAPMPAMQTLMLGYTSGTTGKPKGAVHTHAGFVTKVATEVAYSFDISVGDTFCWITDMGWVMGPLAAFGTHANGATLLLYEGSPDVPDAGRLWDLAERHRVTMLGVSPTLIRAIRSTPLADIATRDLSAVRVLGSTGEPWDPDSYDWLAAEVFAGRVPVINFSGGTEVGGSFLAPYPVEPIPSCSLGGPSLGMDVDVVDDEGKPLRGSIGELVCRQPWPAMTRGVWRDRDRYLESYWSTFPGMWCHGDYALVDDDNRWYILGRSDDVMNVAGKRLAPAEVESVLTTHAAVAEAAAVGIPDPKKGETVWAFWVPRAGADTEGVSEELRQLVATGVGKPFAPAEVWAVEALPKTRSAKILRRAVRAAAIGTDPGDLSSAENPEAVDAIRRVVHSADGPGVAGPQDAQSAAANSRSV; encoded by the coding sequence ATGAGTACATACACGTGGACACCGAACGCCGACTACCTCGAGAACGCCAACGTGCTGCGCCTCGCGCGAGCGCACGGCATCGAGACGATCGACGAACTCCGGAAGCGATCGACTGAGGACGTGTCGTGGTACTGGGATGCGGCGATCACCGATCTGGGAATCCCGTTCGCGACACCGTATGACGCGGTCCTCGACGCCTCCGGGGGACCACAGTTCCCCGAGTGGTTCGTCGGCGGCAGCTTCAACGCCGTCGACGCGTGCATCACCCGCTGGCTCGCCCATGACGGCCAACGTCCGGCCATCGTGCACGAGGCCGAGGACGGGACCGTCGCGACGATGACCTACCGCGAACTCGCCGACAAGGTGGGCCGGGTCGCCGCCGGGCTCATCGAACTCGGGATCGGCGAGGGCGATGCGGTGGGCATCTACCTGCCGATGATCCCCGAAGCGGTCGTGGCCCTCTACGCCGCAGCCGGTATCGGCGCGATCCTGGTTCCGCTGTTCTCCGGCTTCGCCGCGCCGGCGATCGCCGCCCGGCTCAACGACGCGGAGGTCAAAGCGATCGTCGTCGCCGACGGCACCGTGCGGCGCGGACGCACCATCGGCATGTCCGGCGAACTCGCCAAGGCCCTCCCGAACACCCCGTCGGTCCGATCGGTCATCACCATCGACAACGTCGCAACCGGCGTCGACGTCGGTGACGCCGACGTCGCGACCGTCAGCTGGGACGCGCTCACCGATCCCACGCGCGAACCCCACGAGTTCGCTCCGATGCCCGCCATGCAGACCCTGATGCTCGGCTACACCTCCGGAACGACCGGAAAACCCAAGGGAGCGGTGCACACTCACGCCGGCTTTGTCACCAAGGTCGCGACCGAGGTCGCCTACTCGTTCGACATCTCCGTGGGGGACACGTTCTGCTGGATCACCGACATGGGCTGGGTGATGGGGCCGCTCGCGGCCTTTGGTACTCACGCCAACGGCGCGACACTCCTCCTGTACGAAGGCTCACCCGATGTGCCTGACGCCGGCCGTCTCTGGGACCTCGCCGAGCGGCACCGGGTCACCATGCTCGGTGTCTCGCCGACACTCATCCGCGCGATCAGATCGACGCCGCTCGCCGACATCGCCACCCGCGACCTGTCGGCGGTCCGCGTCCTCGGTTCCACCGGCGAGCCCTGGGATCCCGACTCCTACGACTGGCTGGCCGCCGAGGTGTTCGCCGGCCGGGTGCCGGTCATCAACTTCTCCGGCGGCACCGAGGTCGGCGGTTCCTTCCTGGCGCCCTACCCGGTCGAGCCCATCCCGAGCTGTTCACTGGGCGGCCCGTCGCTGGGGATGGACGTCGACGTCGTCGATGACGAGGGAAAACCGTTGCGGGGCAGTATCGGTGAACTCGTCTGCCGCCAGCCGTGGCCGGCCATGACCAGGGGGGTGTGGCGAGATCGCGACCGGTACCTCGAGTCGTACTGGTCCACGTTCCCCGGGATGTGGTGTCACGGCGATTACGCACTCGTCGACGACGACAACCGGTGGTACATCCTCGGCCGGTCCGACGACGTGATGAACGTCGCGGGCAAACGACTGGCCCCGGCCGAGGTCGAATCCGTGCTCACCACCCACGCTGCGGTGGCCGAGGCGGCCGCGGTGGGCATACCTGATCCGAAGAAGGGCGAAACCGTGTGGGCCTTCTGGGTTCCCCGCGCCGGCGCCGACACCGAGGGCGTCTCCGAGGAACTACGGCAACTGGTGGCCACCGGCGTCGGCAAGCCGTTCGCGCCCGCCGAGGTGTGGGCCGTCGAGGCGCTCCCGAAGACGCGGTCGGCCAAGATCCTGCGTCGCGCGGTCCGGGCTGCGGCCATCGGTACCGATCCGGGGGACCTGTCGAGTGCCGAGAACCCCGAGGCGGTCGACGCCATCCGCCGAGTCGTGCACAGCGCCGACGGGCCGGGCGTGGCCGGTCCACAAGACGCGCAGTCCGCGGCCGCGAACTCGAGGAGCGTGTAA